A region from the Phaenicophaeus curvirostris isolate KB17595 chromosome 3, BPBGC_Pcur_1.0, whole genome shotgun sequence genome encodes:
- the CEBPD gene encoding CCAAT/enhancer-binding protein delta, translating into MSAAAALYSLDSPSCYRSWCPEPANFYDAKAGGGGGPGPACKPGGRGGCGMSGEEAGGGCSLAELSAAAPAMYEDESAIDFSSYIDSMSAVPNLELCNDELFADLFNSNHKPERGGDYGEYLPGRDPGKDLGAAMTALLGAEPRAASSASSSPSSSCASSSSSSSSSSSSSSSSSSRGALKREPDWSDSDPSSSLLPSQIATCAQTIMNLSGQPTPPASPEPPGGSSCSPRPAGPPPGSGPAPAGRERGAKKSVDRFSPEYRQRRERNNIAVRKSRDKAKRRNQEMQQKLLELSAENEKLHKKIEQLTRDLTGLRHFFKQLPGAPFLQPGSGTDCR; encoded by the coding sequence ATgagcgccgccgccgctctcTACAGCCTGGACTCGCCGTCGTGCTACCGGAGCTGGTGCCCCGAGCCCGCCAACTTCTACGACGCCAaagcgggcggcggcggcggccccggccccgcctgCAAGCCGGGCGGGCGCGGCGGCTGCGGGATGAGCGGCGAGGAGGCGGGCGGCGGGTGCAGCCTGGCGGAGCTcagcgccgccgccccggccaTGTACGAGGACGAGAGCGCCATCGACTTCAGCTCCTACATTGACTCCATGTCGGCCGTGCCCAACCTGGAGCTGTGCAACGACGAGCTCTTCGCCGACCTCTTCAACAGCAACCACAAGCCCGAGCGGGGCGGGGACTACGGCGAGTACCTGCCCGGCCGCGACCCCGGCAAGGACCTCGGCGCTGCCATGACCGCCCTGCTGGGCGCCGAGCCCCGCGccgcctcctccgcctcctcctctccctcctcctcctgcgcctcctcctcctcttcctcctcctcctcctcctcctcctcctcgtcgtcGTCGTCCCGCGGCGCCCTGAAGCGGGAGCCGGACTGGAGCGACAGCGACCCGTCCTCGTCGCTGCTGCCCTCGCAGATCGCCACCTGCGCGCAGACCATCATGAACCTGAGCGGGCAGCCCACGCCGCCCGCCTCCCCCGAGCCGCCGGgcggcagctcctgctccccgCGCCCCGCGGGGCCCCCCCCGGGCTCGGGCCCGGCCCCGGCGGGCAGGGAGCGCGGCGCCAAGAAGAGCGTGGACAGGTTCAGCCCCGAGTACCGGCAGCGCCGGGAGCGCAACAACATCGCGGTGCGCAAGAGCCGCGACAAGGCGAAGCGGCGCAACCAGGAGAtgcagcagaagctgctggagcTCTCGGCCGAGAACGAGAAGCTGCACAAGAAGATCGAGCAGCTCACCCGGGACTTGACCGGCCTGCGGCACTTCTTCAAGCAGCTGCCCGGCGCCCCTTTCCTCCAGCCCGGCTCGGGCACCGACTGCCGGTAA